In Massilia violaceinigra, one DNA window encodes the following:
- a CDS encoding CPBP family intramembrane glutamic endopeptidase yields MVVRSAFVIGVTTFWPDLAYFAEHAGVLLMFAAMTIASIFQFKLHRRKIALILGNRLTPSQLALSVAVALLLLMLTFGESAVFTMAAAQYNLETAYSLGKFHSEAYGSHPFLSVHVLTFVFSSVILPGIVEEFFFRGLVFRSFNERHSFLVSAALTAVLFTAIHAFKTIYIGTFIFSFVLSYLYATTRSLRTCMVAHATFNLLAFVNQHFFDFHRIRGINELKEWHHWIPQLAMLGSALIAFGWMIHISRDAIKHASLPALPPVQHADEKQRRTEIHEGSEPTHLHSS; encoded by the coding sequence ATGGTTGTGCGCTCCGCCTTCGTTATCGGGGTCACAACATTCTGGCCTGATCTGGCTTATTTTGCAGAGCACGCAGGCGTGCTGCTGATGTTCGCTGCGATGACAATCGCAAGCATTTTTCAATTCAAGCTCCACCGCAGAAAAATTGCTCTCATTCTCGGTAACAGACTAACACCCAGTCAACTGGCGCTATCGGTGGCAGTTGCGCTCTTGCTGCTGATGCTCACGTTCGGCGAGAGCGCCGTGTTCACGATGGCTGCCGCGCAGTACAACCTCGAGACCGCGTATAGCTTGGGAAAATTTCATTCTGAAGCGTATGGATCTCACCCCTTCCTCTCGGTGCATGTGCTGACGTTCGTGTTTTCCAGTGTGATTCTTCCCGGGATCGTGGAGGAATTCTTCTTCCGCGGCCTGGTTTTCCGTTCGTTCAATGAACGGCACTCGTTTCTTGTCAGCGCGGCCCTCACCGCCGTCTTGTTCACGGCGATCCACGCTTTTAAGACAATCTACATCGGCACTTTCATTTTCTCTTTCGTACTTTCCTACCTGTATGCGACAACACGCTCGCTGCGGACATGCATGGTCGCGCATGCCACGTTCAACCTGCTCGCCTTTGTGAATCAGCATTTTTTCGATTTTCACCGCATCCGGGGCATCAACGAACTAAAGGAATGGCATCATTGGATCCCGCAACTGGCCATGCTCGGCTCCGCCCTGATAGCGTTCGGGTGGATGATCCATATATCGAGGGATGCGATCAAACACGCTTCTCTTCCCGCTCTGCCGCCTGTACAGCATGCGGATGAAAAACAGCGGCGAACCGAGATACACGAAGGCAGCGAGCCGACACATCTTCATTCGTCGTAG
- the rimM gene encoding ribosome maturation factor RimM (Essential for efficient processing of 16S rRNA), with translation MQIPDDLTQVGYVSGAFGVTGSIRVTPFSTDADGLLSVKTWWLDKPSLQSVSVRTAKMHGGDVVAQLAGTLGRDAAEALKGAAVSIPRSQFPQLPADEFYWSDLIGLNVVNLQGEALGLVSDMMHNGAQSILRITPVPDAANDDKAPERLIPFVDQFVKTVDQTSKTITVDWGLDY, from the coding sequence GTGCAAATCCCTGACGATCTGACGCAAGTCGGGTACGTGTCCGGCGCCTTCGGCGTCACCGGTTCGATACGGGTCACCCCGTTTTCCACCGACGCGGATGGGTTGCTGAGCGTGAAAACCTGGTGGCTGGATAAACCCAGCCTGCAATCCGTCTCCGTACGGACTGCGAAAATGCACGGCGGCGACGTCGTGGCCCAGTTGGCAGGTACGCTCGGGCGGGATGCCGCGGAGGCGCTCAAGGGCGCCGCTGTTTCCATCCCGCGCAGCCAATTCCCGCAACTGCCGGCCGATGAATTTTATTGGTCCGATCTGATCGGACTGAATGTAGTGAACCTGCAAGGCGAAGCCTTGGGGCTGGTGTCCGACATGATGCACAACGGCGCGCAATCGATTTTGCGCATCACGCCGGTGCCGGATGCTGCGAACGATGACAAGGCGCCCGAGCGCCTGATTCCGTTTGTGGACCAGTTCGTCAAAACAGTTGACCAGACAAGCAAGACCATCACGGTGGACTGGGGTCTGGATTATTAA
- the alaS gene encoding alanine--tRNA ligase, whose protein sequence is MKSSEIRDKFLKFFESKGHTIVRSSPLVPGNDPTMLLTNSGMVQFKDVFIGTDTRPYSRATSVQRCVRAGGKHNDLENVGYTARHHTFFEMLGNFSFGDYFKRDAINYAWELLTKIYALPADKLTVTVYHEDDEAYDIWANEIGVPKERIIRIGDNKGARYASDNFWQMADTGPCGPCTEIFYDHGADIPGGPPGSPDEDGDRFIEIWNLVFMQFNRDEAGVMHKLPKPCVDTGMGMERLAAVLQHVHSNYEIDLFQALIKAAARETGAADLESKSLRVIADHIRAASFLIVDGIIPGPEGHGYVLRRIIRRALRHGHKLGQTKPFFFKLVDDLNAEMGTAYPELAEAKERVAAMIKAEEERFGETLENGMKILEARLAKDSKNLDGATAFTLYDTYGFPLDLTADICRERNISLDEAGFHAAMAEAKALARKNGKFKMAAGVEYTGEKNKFVGYDSLTHGSKIVALYADGVSVQELKNGQTGVVVLDTTPFYAESGGQVGDQGVIKSAGAQFKVEDTLKVQADVFGHHGDVVSGSLKVGDTVDALVDETTRARTIRNHSATHLMHKALREVLGGHVAQKGSVVDPDRTRFDFSHNAPLTADQIAQVEVIVNREILENHATQAQNMSFDDAVKHGAMALFGEKYGDEVRVLDIGSSKELCGGVHVGRTGDIGLFKIIGEGGVAAGIRRVEAVTGEGALALVQSLNRRVQEAAGALKTTPDELTNRIAQVQDHVKSLEKELAALKSKLAAGQGDELVTQAVDVNGIKVVAAILEGADAARLGETMDKLKDKLKTAAIVLASVADGKVSLIAGVTADATSKVKAGELVNFVAQQVGGKGGGRPDMARAGGTDPSGLAAALAGVAAWVAERA, encoded by the coding sequence ATGAAATCATCCGAAATCCGCGACAAATTCCTGAAATTCTTTGAATCCAAAGGCCATACGATTGTCCGCTCCAGTCCGCTGGTTCCGGGTAACGATCCGACCATGTTGTTGACCAACAGCGGCATGGTGCAGTTCAAGGATGTATTTATCGGCACCGACACGCGTCCGTACTCGCGCGCCACCTCCGTGCAGCGCTGCGTGCGCGCCGGCGGCAAGCACAACGACCTGGAAAACGTCGGCTACACCGCGCGTCACCACACCTTCTTCGAAATGCTGGGCAACTTCAGCTTCGGCGACTACTTCAAGCGCGACGCCATCAACTACGCCTGGGAGCTGCTGACCAAGATCTACGCGCTGCCGGCCGACAAACTGACCGTCACCGTCTACCACGAAGACGACGAAGCCTACGATATCTGGGCCAATGAAATCGGCGTGCCGAAAGAGCGCATCATCCGCATCGGCGACAACAAGGGCGCGCGCTACGCGTCGGATAACTTCTGGCAGATGGCCGACACCGGCCCGTGCGGCCCGTGCACCGAGATCTTCTACGACCACGGCGCCGACATTCCGGGCGGCCCGCCAGGCTCGCCCGACGAAGACGGCGACCGCTTCATCGAAATCTGGAACCTGGTGTTCATGCAGTTCAACCGCGACGAAGCGGGCGTCATGCACAAGCTGCCCAAGCCGTGCGTCGATACCGGCATGGGCATGGAGCGCCTCGCCGCCGTGCTGCAGCACGTGCACTCGAACTACGAGATCGACCTGTTCCAGGCATTGATCAAGGCCGCCGCGCGCGAAACCGGCGCCGCCGACCTCGAAAGCAAATCGTTGCGCGTGATCGCGGACCACATCCGCGCCGCCTCGTTCCTGATCGTCGACGGCATCATCCCCGGCCCTGAAGGCCACGGCTACGTCCTGCGCCGCATCATCCGCCGCGCGCTGCGCCACGGCCACAAGCTGGGCCAGACCAAGCCATTCTTCTTCAAGCTGGTGGACGACTTGAATGCCGAAATGGGCACCGCCTATCCGGAACTGGCCGAAGCCAAGGAGCGCGTCGCCGCGATGATCAAGGCAGAGGAAGAGCGTTTCGGCGAGACGCTGGAAAACGGCATGAAGATCCTCGAAGCGCGCCTGGCCAAGGACAGCAAGAACCTGGACGGCGCCACCGCCTTCACGCTGTACGACACCTACGGTTTCCCGCTCGACTTGACGGCCGATATCTGCCGCGAGCGCAACATCTCGCTCGACGAAGCGGGCTTTCACGCCGCCATGGCGGAAGCCAAGGCCCTGGCGCGCAAGAACGGCAAGTTCAAGATGGCGGCCGGGGTTGAATACACGGGCGAGAAGAACAAATTCGTCGGCTACGATAGCCTGACCCACGGCAGCAAGATCGTCGCGCTGTATGCGGACGGGGTCTCGGTGCAGGAACTGAAAAACGGCCAGACCGGCGTCGTGGTGCTCGATACCACCCCGTTCTACGCCGAATCGGGCGGCCAGGTTGGCGACCAGGGTGTCATCAAATCGGCTGGCGCGCAGTTCAAGGTCGAAGATACGCTCAAGGTCCAGGCGGACGTGTTCGGCCATCACGGCGATGTGGTGTCCGGTTCCCTGAAAGTGGGCGACACGGTCGACGCGCTGGTCGACGAAACCACGCGCGCGCGCACCATCCGCAATCACTCCGCAACGCACCTGATGCACAAGGCGCTGCGCGAAGTGCTGGGCGGCCACGTGGCGCAAAAAGGTTCGGTGGTCGATCCTGACCGCACCCGTTTCGACTTCTCGCACAACGCACCGCTGACGGCCGACCAGATCGCCCAGGTCGAAGTGATCGTGAACCGCGAAATCCTGGAAAATCACGCCACCCAGGCGCAGAACATGTCGTTCGACGACGCCGTCAAGCATGGCGCCATGGCGCTGTTCGGCGAGAAGTACGGCGACGAAGTGCGCGTGCTCGATATCGGTTCGTCCAAAGAGCTGTGCGGTGGCGTCCACGTGGGCCGCACCGGCGATATTGGCCTGTTCAAGATCATCGGCGAAGGCGGTGTCGCAGCGGGTATCCGCCGCGTCGAAGCGGTCACCGGCGAAGGCGCGCTGGCGCTGGTGCAGTCGCTCAACCGCCGCGTGCAGGAAGCTGCCGGCGCGCTCAAAACCACGCCGGACGAACTGACCAACCGCATCGCGCAGGTGCAGGATCACGTCAAGTCGCTGGAAAAGGAATTGGCCGCACTGAAGTCGAAACTGGCGGCGGGGCAGGGCGATGAACTGGTAACGCAAGCGGTTGACGTGAACGGCATCAAGGTCGTTGCAGCGATCCTGGAAGGCGCCGATGCGGCGCGCCTGGGCGAGACCATGGACAAGCTCAAGGACAAGCTGAAAACGGCGGCCATCGTGCTGGCCAGCGTGGCTGACGGCAAGGTGAGCCTGATCGCCGGCGTGACCGCGGACGCGACGTCCAAGGTCAAGGCTGGCGAGCTGGTCAACTTCGTGGCCCAGCAAGTCGGCGGCAAGGGCGGCGGACGCCCGGACATGGCACGTGCCGGCGGCACCGATCCGAGCGGCCTGGCGGCTGCGCTGGCCGGTGTGGCAGCTTGGGTGGCTGAGCGCGCGTAA
- a CDS encoding acyl-CoA dehydrogenase, whose protein sequence is MTYKAPLKDMLFVMNELAGLSTVNTLPGCEDATADTVEAVLEENAKFCANVVAPLNHSSDKEPSFWHDGQVTTSKGFKDAFKGFAEAGWQGVQHPTDFGGQGLPKLVATPCIEMLNASSISFALVALLSDGAIEALLTAGSEEQKATYLEPLVSGKWTGTMNLTEPQAGSDLAAVRTRAVPQGDGTYKVFGTKIFITYGEHDLTENIVHLVLARTPDAPAGVKGISLFIVPKFLVNADGSLGERNDAHCVSIEHKLGIKASPTAVLQFGDHGGAIGTLVGEENRGLEYMFIMMNAARFGVGLQGIGLADRAYQQAVAFAKDRVQSRDLAGSAGPVSIIHHPDVRRMLMSMRSQVEAARALAYVGAGISDVAHHHEDAAVRASNLAVYEYLVPIIKGWSTEMSQDVTRDGVQVHGGMGFIEETGAAQHYRDAKILTIYEGTTAIQANDLVGRKTVRDGGAVAKSIIGQVRETEALLAAMDGADFKAIHRALVEGSVALEAVVEYVAANMKTDIKGVFSGSVLYLKLAGIVLGGWVMARAALVAQAKIDGGEGDAGFYKAKIATARFFADHILTQASGLRTAIVEGSAGVLALTEDQF, encoded by the coding sequence GTGACTTACAAAGCCCCGCTGAAAGACATGCTGTTCGTGATGAACGAACTGGCCGGACTGTCCACCGTCAACACGCTGCCCGGTTGCGAAGACGCCACCGCCGACACGGTCGAAGCAGTCCTCGAAGAAAACGCGAAATTCTGCGCCAACGTCGTCGCGCCATTGAACCACTCCAGCGACAAGGAGCCGAGCTTCTGGCACGACGGCCAGGTGACCACCTCCAAGGGCTTCAAGGATGCCTTCAAGGGCTTCGCGGAAGCCGGCTGGCAGGGCGTTCAGCACCCGACCGATTTCGGCGGCCAGGGCTTGCCCAAGCTGGTTGCCACGCCGTGCATCGAAATGCTCAACGCGTCGAGCATCTCGTTCGCGCTGGTGGCCTTGCTGTCGGACGGCGCGATCGAAGCGCTGCTGACGGCCGGCTCCGAAGAGCAGAAGGCCACGTACCTCGAGCCGCTGGTGTCGGGCAAATGGACCGGCACCATGAACCTGACCGAGCCCCAGGCCGGATCGGACCTGGCCGCCGTGCGCACGCGCGCCGTGCCGCAGGGCGACGGCACCTACAAGGTATTCGGCACCAAGATCTTCATCACCTACGGTGAGCACGACCTGACCGAGAACATCGTCCACCTGGTGCTGGCGCGCACGCCGGACGCGCCGGCGGGCGTGAAGGGCATTTCGCTGTTCATCGTGCCCAAGTTCCTGGTCAACGCCGACGGCTCGCTGGGCGAGCGCAATGACGCGCACTGCGTCTCGATCGAGCACAAGCTGGGCATCAAGGCCAGCCCCACCGCGGTGCTGCAGTTCGGCGACCATGGCGGCGCGATCGGCACGCTGGTCGGCGAAGAGAACCGCGGCCTCGAATACATGTTCATCATGATGAACGCGGCGCGCTTCGGCGTGGGCCTGCAGGGCATCGGCCTGGCCGACCGCGCCTACCAGCAGGCGGTGGCTTTCGCCAAGGACCGCGTGCAGTCGCGCGACCTGGCCGGTTCCGCCGGCCCGGTATCGATCATCCATCACCCCGATGTGCGCCGCATGCTCATGTCGATGCGTTCGCAGGTCGAGGCGGCGCGCGCGCTGGCGTATGTGGGCGCGGGCATCAGCGATGTCGCTCATCACCACGAGGACGCCGCCGTGCGCGCGTCCAACCTGGCGGTGTACGAGTACCTGGTGCCGATCATCAAAGGCTGGTCGACCGAGATGTCGCAGGACGTCACGCGCGACGGCGTGCAGGTTCACGGCGGCATGGGCTTTATCGAGGAAACCGGCGCGGCGCAGCACTACCGCGACGCCAAGATCCTGACCATCTACGAAGGCACGACCGCGATCCAGGCCAACGACCTGGTGGGCCGCAAGACGGTACGCGACGGCGGCGCCGTGGCCAAGTCGATCATCGGCCAGGTGCGCGAGACCGAGGCGCTGCTGGCGGCCATGGACGGTGCGGACTTCAAGGCGATCCATCGCGCGCTGGTCGAAGGCAGCGTGGCGCTGGAAGCGGTGGTGGAGTATGTGGCCGCGAACATGAAGACCGACATCAAGGGCGTGTTCTCGGGCAGTGTGCTGTACCTGAAACTGGCCGGTATCGTGCTCGGCGGCTGGGTGATGGCACGCGCGGCGCTGGTGGCGCAGGCGAAGATCGATGGCGGTGAAGGCGATGCGGGCTTCTACAAAGCCAAGATCGCCACGGCGCGCTTCTTCGCGGACCATATCCTGACGCAGGCGTCGGGACTGCGCACGGCGATTGTGGAAGGTAGTGCCGGGGTGCTGGCGTTAACGGAAGATCAGTTCTAA
- the ugpQ gene encoding glycerophosphodiester phosphodiesterase, translating into MWNYPNFLAHRGGGKLAPENTIAGLRCGLAHGFHAVEFDVMLARDGVPVVMHDPYLGRTVAGSGNVYDYDAAELVTMDAGNWFSAQYKGETVPLFTQFVQFCKDNDIWMNIEIKPAPGFEEETGRAVASLTRALFGLEIAQDDLRQIPLLSSFSPVALAAALKAAPDLPRALLLDRMDEGWQTQARELEAVAIHTNHKHLNEALAHQIKEAGYGLFCYTVNDPERAREILAWGVDAFCTDRIDLIGPDFA; encoded by the coding sequence ATGTGGAACTACCCTAACTTCCTGGCGCACCGCGGCGGCGGCAAGCTCGCGCCCGAAAACACCATCGCCGGCTTGCGCTGCGGCCTGGCGCACGGCTTTCATGCGGTCGAATTCGATGTCATGCTGGCGCGCGACGGCGTGCCGGTCGTCATGCACGACCCGTATCTGGGGCGCACCGTCGCCGGTTCGGGCAATGTGTACGACTACGACGCCGCCGAACTGGTCACCATGGACGCCGGCAACTGGTTCAGCGCGCAGTACAAGGGCGAAACGGTGCCCCTGTTCACCCAGTTCGTCCAGTTCTGCAAGGACAACGACATCTGGATGAATATCGAGATCAAGCCCGCACCCGGATTCGAGGAGGAAACGGGCAGGGCGGTCGCCAGTCTCACGCGCGCCTTGTTCGGGCTTGAAATTGCCCAGGACGACCTGCGCCAGATACCGCTGCTGTCATCCTTCAGTCCCGTCGCGCTGGCCGCTGCCCTGAAGGCGGCGCCGGATTTGCCGCGCGCCTTGCTGCTCGACCGCATGGACGAGGGCTGGCAAACCCAGGCCCGCGAACTTGAGGCGGTGGCGATCCACACCAACCACAAACACCTGAACGAAGCGCTGGCGCACCAGATCAAGGAGGCCGGCTACGGGCTGTTTTGCTACACCGTCAACGACCCGGAGCGCGCGCGCGAAATCCTCGCGTGGGGCGTGGACGCCTTCTGCACCGACCGCATCGACCTGATCGGGCCGGATTTCGCTTGA
- a CDS encoding electron transfer flavoprotein subunit alpha/FixB family protein, which yields MVALVIAEHDNASLKGSTHHTVTAAIQCGGDVHILVAGSNCGAAAAQAAATAGVTKVLVADAPHHADGLAENVAEQILGLAASYSHILAPATAYGKNILPRVAAKLDVAQISEITKVDSPDTFERPIYAGNAIATVQSSDKIKVITVRTTGFDSAAAEGGSAATEAIGAVADSGKSTFVGRELAKSDRPELTAAKIIVSGGRGMGSGDNFKILEPLADKLNAAMGASRAAVDAGYVPNDWQVGQTGKIVAPSLYIAVGISGAIQHLAGMKDSKTIVAINKDPEAPIFSVADYGIVGDLFEVVPELVKQLG from the coding sequence ATGGTCGCATTAGTTATTGCTGAACACGACAACGCCTCCCTCAAGGGAAGCACCCACCACACCGTCACCGCTGCGATTCAGTGCGGCGGCGACGTGCACATCCTCGTTGCTGGCAGCAACTGCGGCGCCGCCGCGGCGCAAGCAGCCGCCACCGCCGGCGTGACCAAGGTCCTCGTGGCCGACGCGCCTCACCACGCCGACGGCCTGGCCGAAAACGTGGCCGAGCAGATCCTGGGCCTGGCTGCCTCGTACTCGCACATCCTCGCTCCCGCAACCGCCTACGGCAAGAACATCCTGCCGCGCGTGGCCGCCAAGCTGGACGTGGCGCAGATCTCCGAGATCACCAAGGTCGATTCGCCGGATACCTTCGAGCGTCCTATCTACGCCGGCAACGCCATCGCCACCGTGCAGTCGTCCGACAAGATCAAGGTCATCACCGTGCGCACCACCGGTTTCGATTCGGCCGCGGCCGAAGGCGGCTCGGCTGCCACCGAAGCCATTGGCGCGGTTGCCGATTCGGGCAAGTCGACTTTCGTCGGCCGCGAGCTGGCCAAGTCGGATCGTCCTGAACTGACCGCTGCAAAAATCATCGTTTCCGGTGGCCGCGGCATGGGCTCGGGCGACAACTTCAAGATCCTGGAACCGCTGGCCGACAAGCTCAATGCCGCCATGGGCGCTTCGCGCGCCGCGGTCGACGCGGGCTACGTGCCGAACGACTGGCAGGTTGGCCAGACCGGCAAGATCGTCGCACCGTCGCTGTACATCGCGGTCGGCATTTCGGGCGCCATCCAGCATTTGGCCGGCATGAAGGACTCGAAGACCATCGTCGCGATCAACAAGGATCCGGAAGCGCCGATCTTCTCGGTGGCCGACTACGGCATCGTTGGCGATCTGTTCGAGGTGGTGCCTGAGCTGGTCAAGCAACTCGGCTAA
- a CDS encoding NINE protein yields the protein MSTSHKNKTFASFLALILGAVGAHRFYLRGSLDKLGLMHLASLPVAGLVYGLAPEANWFFKILPLVLSGIIGFVEALMIGLTPDEKFDAAFNAKSGRKSASNWVLAVLLVCTMLTAATMTIATLARLNDLLYTGGAYG from the coding sequence ATGTCCACATCGCACAAAAACAAGACCTTCGCCAGCTTCCTCGCCCTGATCCTCGGGGCCGTCGGCGCGCACCGCTTTTACCTGCGCGGCAGCCTCGACAAGCTGGGCTTGATGCACCTGGCCAGCCTGCCCGTTGCCGGGCTGGTGTATGGTCTGGCGCCCGAGGCCAACTGGTTTTTCAAGATCTTGCCGCTGGTGCTGTCGGGCATTATCGGCTTCGTCGAAGCGCTGATGATCGGCCTGACCCCCGATGAAAAATTCGACGCCGCCTTCAATGCCAAATCAGGCCGCAAGTCGGCGTCGAACTGGGTGCTGGCAGTGTTGTTGGTTTGCACAATGCTGACGGCGGCGACGATGACCATTGCCACCCTCGCCCGCCTGAACGACCTGCTTTACACCGGCGGCGCTTACGGCTGA
- a CDS encoding glycine zipper 2TM domain-containing protein, translating to MMKRNLTLALVLALSSAMGAVHASSAQLRAADAQYAQDREICNDERNDGQRMKCLRAAKSENNRALAAARGGDRHDSRNEPRAAACRDCGKVTAVRSARQNGSANALGVIGGGAVGGLLGNQVGGGSGRALATVAGAVGGAYAGKKIQERANAHTVWTVDVQYDNGQRRSFKFNNQPGMQRGDRVRNSGNSIRRS from the coding sequence ATGATGAAACGCAATTTGACACTGGCGCTGGTACTGGCGCTGAGCAGCGCGATGGGCGCGGTTCACGCCTCGTCCGCGCAGCTGCGCGCCGCCGATGCGCAGTATGCGCAGGACCGCGAGATCTGCAACGACGAGCGTAACGATGGCCAGCGCATGAAATGCCTGCGCGCGGCCAAGTCCGAGAATAACCGCGCCCTGGCGGCGGCGCGTGGGGGCGACCGTCATGACAGTCGCAACGAGCCGCGCGCGGCGGCATGCCGCGACTGCGGCAAGGTGACGGCGGTACGCAGCGCGCGCCAGAACGGCAGTGCGAATGCCCTGGGCGTGATCGGTGGCGGCGCCGTGGGCGGCTTGCTGGGCAATCAGGTGGGCGGCGGTTCGGGCCGCGCGCTGGCCACGGTGGCCGGTGCGGTTGGTGGTGCGTATGCGGGCAAGAAGATCCAGGAACGCGCGAATGCGCATACCGTGTGGACGGTGGATGTCCAGTACGACAACGGCCAGCGCCGCTCGTTCAAATTTAACAATCAGCCGGGCATGCAGCGCGGGGATCGCGTGCGGAATTCGGGTAATTCGATTCGCAGGTCGTAA
- the rpsP gene encoding 30S ribosomal protein S16, with the protein MVVIRLARGGAKKRPFFNIVATDSRNRRDGRFIERIGFYNPMAAGGEVGLRITADRLAYWQGVGAQLSPTVARLVNSQPAAPAAA; encoded by the coding sequence ATGGTCGTTATTCGTTTAGCTCGTGGAGGCGCCAAGAAGCGCCCGTTCTTCAACATCGTTGCAACGGACTCGCGCAATCGCCGCGACGGCCGCTTCATCGAGCGCATCGGTTTTTACAACCCGATGGCAGCTGGTGGCGAAGTCGGCCTGCGTATCACCGCAGACCGTCTGGCTTACTGGCAAGGCGTTGGCGCACAATTGTCGCCAACCGTTGCACGTCTGGTGAACAGCCAGCCTGCAGCTCCAGCAGCAGCCTAA
- the trmD gene encoding tRNA (guanosine(37)-N1)-methyltransferase TrmD, with amino-acid sequence MQFDVVTLFPEMFAALTQSGVTRRAFEQKRWGLSTWNPRDFTTDNHRTVDDRPYGGGPGMVMLAKPLEAAIGAAKQRQVMLDLPIPRVVFMSPQGRALTHERVMDLKDEAGLIVLCGRYEAVDQRLLDRCVDEEISLGDFVLSGGELPAMALMDAVVRQLPGVLNDDASAVEDSFVNGLLDSPHYTRPDTYEGVVVPPVLMGGNHAEIVKWRRERMLEATARKRPDLLVKARSAGLLSKADEKFLAGL; translated from the coding sequence ATGCAATTTGATGTCGTGACCTTGTTTCCCGAGATGTTTGCCGCACTGACGCAGTCGGGTGTCACCCGCCGCGCCTTCGAGCAGAAACGCTGGGGCTTGTCGACCTGGAATCCACGCGATTTCACCACCGACAACCACCGTACCGTCGACGACCGCCCGTATGGCGGCGGACCGGGCATGGTGATGCTGGCCAAGCCGCTCGAAGCTGCCATCGGCGCCGCCAAGCAGCGCCAGGTCATGCTCGACTTGCCGATTCCGCGCGTGGTCTTCATGTCGCCGCAGGGCAGGGCGCTGACCCACGAACGGGTGATGGATCTGAAGGATGAAGCGGGCTTGATCGTGCTGTGCGGACGCTACGAAGCGGTCGACCAGCGCCTGCTCGACCGCTGCGTCGACGAGGAAATCAGCCTCGGTGACTTCGTGCTGTCGGGCGGCGAACTGCCGGCGATGGCGCTGATGGATGCGGTGGTACGGCAATTGCCGGGCGTACTGAACGACGACGCTTCGGCGGTCGAAGACAGTTTCGTCAACGGCTTGCTCGATTCGCCCCATTACACCCGTCCCGATACGTATGAAGGCGTGGTGGTGCCGCCGGTCCTGATGGGCGGCAACCATGCCGAGATTGTCAAGTGGCGGCGCGAGCGCATGCTCGAAGCCACCGCCAGGAAACGGCCCGATCTGCTGGTCAAGGCGCGCAGCGCCGGACTGCTGAGCAAGGCCGATGAAAAGTTTCTTGCAGGTTTGTAA
- a CDS encoding electron transfer flavoprotein subunit beta/FixA family protein has product MKVLVPVKRVVDYNVKVRVKSDGSGVDIANVKMSMNPFDEIALEEAMRLKEAGKVTEVVAVSCGVTQCQETLRTGMAIGADRGILVETSADLEPLAVAKLLKALADKEQPQLIILGKQAIDDDSNQTGQMLAALLGWPQATFASKVVLEDGKVTVTREVDGGLETLALTLPAIVTTDLRLNEPRYVTLPNIMKAKKKPLDVVKPEELGVDVAPRLKTLKVVEPAKRSAGIKVPDAATLVAKLRTEAKVI; this is encoded by the coding sequence ATGAAAGTCCTGGTTCCCGTCAAACGCGTGGTCGACTACAACGTCAAAGTGCGTGTGAAATCCGACGGCAGCGGCGTCGATATCGCCAATGTCAAAATGTCGATGAATCCTTTCGACGAGATCGCGCTGGAAGAAGCGATGCGTCTGAAGGAAGCCGGCAAGGTCACCGAAGTGGTGGCTGTGTCCTGCGGCGTGACCCAGTGCCAGGAAACCCTGCGCACCGGCATGGCCATTGGCGCCGACCGCGGCATCCTGGTTGAAACGAGCGCCGATCTCGAACCGCTGGCTGTGGCCAAGCTGCTCAAGGCGCTGGCCGACAAGGAGCAGCCGCAGCTGATCATCCTGGGCAAGCAAGCCATCGATGACGACTCGAACCAGACCGGCCAGATGCTCGCCGCCCTGCTGGGCTGGCCGCAAGCCACGTTTGCCTCGAAAGTCGTGCTGGAAGACGGCAAAGTCACCGTCACCCGTGAAGTCGACGGCGGCCTGGAAACCCTGGCGCTCACGCTGCCGGCCATCGTCACGACCGACCTGCGCCTGAACGAGCCGCGCTACGTGACCCTGCCGAACATCATGAAGGCCAAGAAAAAGCCGCTGGACGTGGTCAAGCCGGAAGAACTGGGCGTCGATGTCGCGCCGCGCCTGAAGACCTTGAAGGTCGTCGAGCCAGCCAAGCGTTCGGCCGGCATCAAGGTGCCGGATGCGGCGACCCTGGTCGCCAAGCTGCGCACCGAAGCCAAAGTTATCTGA
- a CDS encoding sulfurtransferase TusA family protein — translation MEYQKELDARGLNCPLPILKAKKALAEMETGEVLRIVATDTGSVRDFQAFAKQTGNALVSHTQNGREFIFLMRRK, via the coding sequence ATGGAATACCAAAAGGAACTCGATGCACGGGGACTCAACTGCCCACTGCCGATCCTCAAGGCAAAGAAGGCGCTCGCAGAGATGGAAACCGGAGAAGTGCTGCGCATCGTCGCCACCGACACCGGCTCCGTGCGCGACTTCCAGGCTTTTGCCAAGCAGACCGGCAACGCCCTCGTTTCCCACACCCAAAACGGTCGCGAATTCATCTTTTTGATGCGCCGCAAATAA